From the Paenibacillus sp. FSL H8-0548 genome, one window contains:
- a CDS encoding nucleotidyltransferase family protein, whose amino-acid sequence MNIRNEADIIQLVNDDEWMIGVLKAAKALQLPDWWVCAGFIRSKVWDELHGFLERTATPDVDVIYFDESNLDESEEKKLESRLHTLLPGIPWSVKNEARMHLLDQAPPYLSSVDAISKFPETATALGLTLDHDDNVVLTAPCGIDDVIHMRVRPTPFFAASPAKLKHYEARISKKNWKQRWPLIHIYTAGTIIDLV is encoded by the coding sequence TTGAATATTCGTAATGAAGCTGACATTATTCAGCTCGTGAATGACGATGAATGGATGATCGGAGTTTTGAAAGCAGCCAAAGCTTTGCAATTGCCGGATTGGTGGGTATGTGCAGGCTTTATTCGCTCCAAAGTTTGGGACGAGCTTCATGGCTTTCTCGAAAGAACGGCTACGCCTGATGTTGATGTTATTTATTTCGATGAAAGTAATTTAGACGAATCAGAGGAAAAGAAGCTCGAGTCTCGGCTTCATACTCTATTGCCAGGTATTCCTTGGTCCGTCAAAAATGAAGCCAGAATGCATCTTCTCGATCAGGCGCCGCCCTACCTTTCTTCCGTTGACGCAATATCAAAATTTCCGGAAACGGCCACTGCGCTTGGACTTACGCTGGATCATGACGATAACGTCGTGCTGACAGCTCCATGCGGGATTGACGATGTTATTCACATGCGTGTCAGGCCTACCCCTTTTTTCGCAGCCTCTCCAGCGAAGTTAAAGCATTATGAAGCTCGTATCTCCAAAAAAAATTGGAAGCAGCGCTGGCCATTGATTCACATC